From the Comamonas odontotermitis genome, one window contains:
- a CDS encoding IS3 family transposase (programmed frameshift): MEQWVKRTQRDYTLAFKLAVVDQVERGELTYRQAHERYGIQGASTVLVWLRKHGRQDWKAASSRGKGLQKMPESPKLLTPEQRIKELEVQLKEAREKAAFFEAVVNVLKRDYGVQVNKKACGQVLTQKLVKGLSVTRACRYMGISRQAHYKRLVCQRARSERDKAVVELASEERRHQPRIGTRKLLHLLKPPLEQAGIQIGRDALFIVLRQARMLVLPRHAYHKTTNSHHHYRRHPNLLKEGPTKTVASGCEQLWVADITYLPTKEKTAYLSLVTDAYSRKIVGWHVHDSLETKQVSQALKMALRQRRTDQPLVHHSDRGVQYCSAQYQRIHARNRITCSMTDGYDCYQNALAERVNGILKMEYLLQRPADLSQARTMVGESVRLYNERRPHLSLKYKTPDAVHRASLANQLGLEISRE; the protein is encoded by the exons ATGGAACAGTGGGTTAAGAGAACGCAACGGGACTACACGCTGGCTTTTAAACTCGCAGTAGTCGATCAAGTAGAAAGAGGTGAGCTGACCTACCGGCAGGCCCATGAGCGGTACGGAATCCAGGGCGCCTCAACTGTACTGGTGTGGCTTCGCAAGCACGGACGGCAGGACTGGAAAGCTGCATCATCAAGGGGCAAAGGATTACAGAAGATGCCTGAATCGCCCAAGCTGCTGACTCCAGAGCAGCGCATCAAGGAGCTGGAAGTGCAGCTGAAAGAAGCCCGCGAGAAAGCGGCCTTCTTTGAAGCGGTAGTGAACGTGCTCAAGCGCGACTACGGAGTCCAAGTCA ACAAAAAAGCCTGCGGGCAAGTCCTCACGCAAAAGCTCGTCAAAGGGTTAAGCGTCACGAGGGCTTGCCGCTACATGGGAATCAGCCGCCAAGCGCACTACAAGCGCCTGGTCTGCCAGCGTGCACGCAGCGAGCGGGACAAGGCGGTGGTGGAGTTGGCCAGTGAAGAGAGGCGCCATCAGCCACGCATTGGCACGCGCAAACTGCTGCACTTGCTCAAGCCGCCGCTTGAACAGGCGGGAATCCAGATCGGGCGCGATGCACTGTTCATTGTCCTGCGCCAAGCACGCATGCTGGTACTGCCACGGCATGCGTACCACAAGACCACCAATAGCCATCATCACTACCGCAGGCACCCCAATCTACTCAAGGAGGGCCCGACCAAAACAGTGGCAAGTGGTTGTGAGCAGCTATGGGTCGCTGACATCACGTATCTACCCACCAAGGAGAAGACTGCCTATCTGAGCCTGGTGACCGATGCCTACTCGCGCAAGATCGTGGGCTGGCACGTGCACGATAGTCTGGAGACCAAGCAGGTCAGCCAAGCGTTGAAAATGGCACTGCGTCAGCGGCGAACAGATCAGCCGCTCGTACACCACTCTGATAGAGGTGTTCAGTACTGCTCGGCTCAATACCAGCGCATCCATGCACGCAACCGCATCACCTGCTCCATGACCGATGGCTACGATTGCTACCAAAACGCTCTGGCTGAGCGGGTCAATGGAATCCTCAAGATGGAATACTTGTTGCAACGACCTGCCGATCTCTCGCAAGCCCGCACCATGGTGGGCGAATCGGTACGGCTGTACAACGAGCGTCGGCCGCACCTGTCCCTAAAATACAAAACGCCCGATGCAGTACATCGGGCGTCTCTCGCCAACCAGCTTGGGCTGGAGATTAGTCGCGAATAG